A segment of the Eleutherodactylus coqui strain aEleCoq1 chromosome 6, aEleCoq1.hap1, whole genome shotgun sequence genome:
gccttttttcagccttacataccatTTTACTGTGTGCagactctcccattcatctctataggagtgcacacagagccctctgaaaagagtcacgttGGCTGTGCATGCTGACTTTGTCAGGGGACACCTTGAAGGTTCTAGCAGGAAcatatgtatacatagatgtatctgtaggggtatttaaccccttacacttGTACTAGTCTTATACTGGTTCTTGTATTAGTATGATACTAGTTCACATGATGTACTTGTAGCAGTCCTACACTGCTTTCTGTACTGGCCTTAGTACTGTTCTTGCACTAGTCATGTACTAGTTCTTCTGGTGTACTCGTAGTCGTCCTATACTGATTCCGGTACATGTACTTATGCGGTTCTTGTACTAGGCCTGTCCTGTTCTTGTAGTGTACTTGCACTAGTCTTATACCGTTTTCCATTCTGTGGGCAATTACACCAGGTACTTGTGGGCTGATGCCAGGGCCTACTGGATTTGAGAGTGTCCTCAGAGATCAGTGTGAATGTTCTCTATACCTATGAAGCCATAAGTGGGGTACACAGGGTCTGTGTCATCCAAGGACCCCTTGGACACTTTGTGCCAACTATGAAACTAGATGAGCAAATTTTACTATAAAAAATGAATACGTGTCACAAAATCATAGGATGGGTGAACTCAATATCTATGAAGGAGATGATCGATGAATAGCTGCCAGTCTTCTCCATTACAAATGGCCACCACAGACGTTCAGCTGTTGGTGGGTCCTTCCGAAATCTGTGCAGTTAGACAAAAAAACATTCAATGTTTATGGGTATGTTCATTCTTTTGGTTTAGGTGATTGCTTGCAGTGTATGACTTGCAGCGCTGCCTCCCCGGATTCCTGCTCAACGACAAGAATTGAAAACTGCCCGGATGGCCGTGTGTGCGCATCTCAGTACAAAATATCGAAAACAAGTAAGTTTACAGAATTATTTGTAATATATAATGTCACACTATATCATACCTGTTTTATATTATACTATGGAGGACGAGTATAATTGTGTGTAAGGGTTCACGAAAGCAGAGGGCCCCAACTACGGACAGTATTGGAGTCCTGGTGCTCTAACATTTCATCATAGAGTCCTCCCTCTTGTCTCTTTGGAAAATTGGATTGCTAGTCAAGAAATTCAGGAGCTCAATCCATTAATGCAATGTGACAGTAAGGTCGCAACAAAAACTTTAACTACGGGTACCAAGTCTAGTAAGATGGCTTCTTACATTCTCACGTACAGCCACAGTCCTGTGAGTCTCCAAATTCTGGAACCTTGAGGGAGTCAAAATGTTTGCATTTAGTTCCGCTATGTTTGCACATCTTCTAGATGGAGTCATCTCCCAGGATTATAAAAGATACTGTGCATCACAAAGTGAGTGCACGTTGACCGGGTCATTCACCTACTACTCTACGTCAGAGAAAATAGCCACAACGTGCTGCTTCAGTGACTTATGTATTCCAGCAAGACCCAAAGGTAAGTAccgctgcatcctcaaaaatcttgaaaaatcctGCTAGGGCTTTCtgtcagggtaggtcttattttcagggaaactgggtagaTTCAAGAGCTTCACTCACTAAAAGAGGGCTGGGAAGTTGCTCCTTTTGAAGCTTCACaacctttactaagaaaattatAACATTGAGTCACATCTAGAGTAGGGTGGAGGGTTCTGCATGACAAAGAGGTGATACACAGCATATCAATTCCTTAGTGTTATGTTTATTATACACAACATATACATTCCATAGTGCTATGTCTACTATACATGACATATACATTTCTTAATGTTATGTCTACTATACACAACATAAATACATTCCTTAGTGCTACtgtgtttcccaaaaaattaGACCCTGTCTTAGATTAATTCTTGTCCCAAAAGAGGtactgggtcttatttttgggggatgtcttatacttagctAGCAAGCatcgtccgggtccctcccgctggtctccacagtaccggcaggcttccttgcagttctcagcatCAATAGAACATTaattgctggtaacagggtttgtaaaccctgcctcctgcaagcgattgctctgattggttcttaagcaccgcagctcagccaatcactgtgatgcttgataaaccaatcacagccattcaatgcgaagctgtgattggttcatatcTTAACCCTCCACACATACcccaaaaaaatcagggtagagccTAATTTatgggtaggtcttactttcggggaaacacggcatGTCTCATATGCACAATGAATACAGTATATACCTTAATGATTACCTTTGTTCATGTTTTTTATCTCTTGTAAAAGTACCAAGTGTGAATTCAGAGCCCAATGGACTGATTTGCCCCATGTGTGCTCTGCCTGGTGATTCATGTGGTGCCAATCAGAACATGAACTGTACTGGAAATGAAACGATGTGTCTTCTTCTGTCATCTACAACAAGAACTATAGGTAATGATCGTAACTCCTCTCATTTCTCTCTCTCAACAAATTCAAATAAGCTTTATTAGCAGGACTAAATAAAAATTAGTATTGCCAAAGCAGGTGGCAATAGGGATTGCGGAATAGGTTCACATCTGGGGTAGGGGTCCATTGATAACAAACATAGCTGCTATAGTAGCAAGGGGGCCCTGGTATCTGCAGCTGCTGTGACCCCTAAAGCTACACCACTGATCTTTCTCATAtgtctttctcacctctttctaAGTTGAGTTTTGTAGATAAAGCAAACTACACTGATgaaccaaaagtcatgggatagcagcatATAAACTGATTATTGATGCTGGAACGAGGTATGATAGTAGGTGCCAGATGGAGTGGGTATTCAGGTTTTAAAGTCATGTGAGCATTTAATTTTCCTCAATCCACAGTATCATGTGTACCAGGAATATATTATAGAAGGTGTTATCAGCCACAGTGCACAATGCAGTGGCCGCTCACGGTTGCTTAATGATCGCAACCAGGGGCATCTGGCTATAAGTTTCGAACAGACGGGCGTTGTCAGCAGAAATCACACCCACATTGAAGGCAGGAGGCCCCATATGAATATCCAGCAGGTAAGCACAGCGTTCTAAAGCTTTCTTAGGATATGGgaacagaagacccaccagaggccTCTGGTAACACCACAACACCAGACACAGCATCTCACCTGGGCTTATGAGGTTACTGATTGAACCTTAGAGGACTAGCAACATGTGACGTGTTCGAATGTGTCACTGCATTAATTGTATTGGACTGATGGTAGGGTTCGTGTGTAGCGATTCTataaagccatggaccccagttgtcaacaaggtacTGTACAGGCTGGTAGTGGTTCCATACCGGTGTAGGCTGTGTTCTCATGGTATTGGTTGGGTTCACTGGTTCAACTAAACACGTGCTTGACCAATGCCTGCTACGTTTCACTGATTGGTGACTATTTTCAGCCCTTCATGAATGAGCCATCAGGCCTAAGTTGCTACGAATCGTGTGCCCTACATGAGTACACTCAAGCATTCATAGGATGTGATGGAGAGGTCCGTTTGCATCAGAGATCCTACACCTATAAATACCACGGAGCTGTAGGTGGCTATCTAGACAGTATAGCTCAGCATACCTCCAGACATCTTTCATCCACTTCTAGAATCATTGCCAAATTGAGTTTTTGCAGTAcacgatattagttcctgtcccatgacttttggcatgttggtgtaagggcccttttacaccgaattattattattcatttaaATAATCATTGAATTATGCAAAAAAGAAtgataatcatttagtgtaaacaatAATTGTTTGCTTATCGATCATCTTCCATTCTATAAAGGCATCATTTGTCATTTAACAGTCATTCTGCATAAGAGACGATCATTCAGTTGTTAAAAATGTGAGTGATTATCTGCCCATATAAACAGACCCTAAAATGGTCTAGTGTTATagcttctctccttccctctcctcctaTCATGACTTAATGACATAAAGCCGCTGCTCTCTTGTAGACTGCggtcagtgccccccccccccctccccctcaaccAGGTACTCTCACTTCTTCTAAGTTGATTCCACAAGTCAGCACAATACATGTGGGAAAGAGATTAAAGCAGAAGTATATTACAATGTTAACCACATAGCGTGTGGGCAAGGTGCAGAAATGTGACAAGAAGAGTGTGTGAACTGCTCACATGTAACCACAGATTTTACCACCGGCAACAGAATGTATAAACACAATAGAGACATGGAGCACAGGAAGGGTGAGGTCTCTTTCATCACTGATGCAAATGTCAAAACTAATATTTTATGAAGCTTTGATCATTTAACTAAATTCATGTTAgtgagaaaagccctttaattcaGTGTTGccaaataccatgtttcccccaaaataagacactgtcttatattaatttttgcccccaaagaggcacagtgtcttatttttcaggggcgtcttaatactcacctagcaggcggcgtCTGGGTTCCCCGCGCTGGtatccggcgctgctgcaggcttctgtgtacttcTGAACAaaaacagagcatttcttccagGTAGCAAGGCTTGAATACTcctcctccagcaagtgattgctctgattggttcatcgagcgccacctcagccaatcagagccggcactcgattaaccaatcacagccattcattgaatgacatcattgaatggctgtgattggttaattgaactccttctgtgattggctgaggtggtgctcgatgaactaatcagagCAATTATTTGCTGGAGGCAGTATATTCAAGCCCAGCTACCaagaagaaatgctctgttggtgttcaggactacacagaagcctgcagcagcgccggagaccagcgtgAGGAACCCAGACGCcgcctactaggtaagtattaggacatccccaaaaataagacactgtgcctctttgggggcaaaaattaatataagacagagtcttattatttaggtgagtattgctcttttttcatgtagtgtagctaaagCTTATTTTtaggggggttatatttcaagaacCACATCCcaccgaaaatcagggtagggtttattatcatggtaggtcttatttttgggaaaacacagtaGCAGAACTCCATAATTGACACGCTGATCAAATATTAACCGTACAGTATAAATACCTTACATTTAATCTGCTTTGTTACAGGTTCCCAGACTGTGATGACAATAATTCGTGGCTGCGCCTCCAGTGGCTACTGCATTAACACTAATGTAACCTCCTCCCCTGGTGAAATCCATATGGAGACCACATACCGATGCTCTAATGGCACACATACTGGCACTATCTCCAATATTACTTTTACAACTGTAGCTGTACCAACAAAATCAACCAACCAGGGGACTTCTCACTGCAGCTTCTCACTGTCTGCCATCCTCTCGCTTTTCATTTGGTTTCTGTTAATCTAATGTATAATGTAAATCTTGATTTACATTTGTATTCACAATGGttataaggaatagcaactagCATTcttaaatatgcaaaaaaaatcaagcgcctACAAGTTGTAAATTTGCTGCAaagctcggcatgcagttacatctcaggcacatatgcaaatgattagagttgtgatgggattagatgatcagccttgtcacctgaggccctaagagTAGCTTCACCCTTAGCATATAAAAAGGCTctaagaggctacttgtgtgtagtggacctattTTTCTACTTgtttagagcttgttgaccactaaacgcctctacaacacaatccAAGAGATTCCACCCAGATAACAGAGACTGAGAgcgggtgcattattggaatgcaagaagccggatggtcgtattgatgaattgcccgccACTTGGGTttttctgatcagactgttaaaaGGTTTTGGGACAAGGGATGtgagagggcacacaaggcgttTGGGTTcaagatgccctcaacagaccaccagtagggaggatcgTCTTATTGTCTGACAagtatgagcagctccaactgttttgttatccgccatccagaaacaggtggctcCATCATTACAGAgccttgtgtctgtcagaactatttccaggcatttggttaagagtagagatgagcgagtatactcgctaaaggcaattgctcgagcgagcattgcctttagcgagtatctccccgctcaagacagaaggttcgggtgccggcgcgggggagcggtgagtagcggcagtcagcaggagggagcggggggaagagagggagagagagatctcccctccgttccgccccgctctcccccgcagctccctgcccgctgccggcacccgaaccttcagtctcgagcggggagatactcgctaaaggcaatgctcgctcgagcaattgcctttagcgagtatactcgctcatctctagttaagagatATTTGGTCTCACTGCACCCATTACATTTACTGCTTTTGACAACCACCATTGCCTCACTTTACAGTGATGTTGTGAACAACTAAACTCAATGCTACAGAGTCGAGCCAGGTTCTTTTTAACAACTAATGCAGGTTacgtttgggcactgacgactggccatcgtcagtgcccaaatgtctggagaccttggggtgggagccttaatcctgcctttgctgttgcgcagcacactgccccctgctggtgtgatggtctagggggccatcacatacgacagtcggtaaCCCCTAGTAGTGCTACgaggggcaatgacagctcagcactatgttcaggacatcctgcatccacgtgtgttcctctcatggcatttttccagcagcataatgctcggccgcacacacaagcggGGTCACAGGAacatccccacaacattgtcacacttctgtggctgcccagttgctagatttatcaccaataggacaTGTATGGGAGCAACTGGAATGCCAAAATGATGTAGAACAGGCGTGCAGAACATGCGGCCCCAATCATCTCGGCACATAAATGTCTATGCATGGCTGCTTACATGTAGTTTCCGTGTCAAAGTAAATAGGAGTGGCAGATAGAAGGGCAACAGCATCAGACaaatactaagagtgcactgtgtagccatgtctagatccccaatatattagaataaagtctcttgactCATTTagcactccagaaatgagtatatgagttgGAGGCATTGTATACgcatgcagctctctccattgtagtttataggacttatggAATGCCGGACCATTACCTCAACATATATCACCTACAATGGAAAGAGCCATGTGCAAGCTTCCCCCCATCCTCTCTGGGGTGCTGAT
Coding sequences within it:
- the LOC136632012 gene encoding uncharacterized protein isoform X2, whose product is MAIFAGDCLQCMTCSAASPDSCSTTRIENCPDGRVCASQYKISKTNGVISQDYKRYCASQSECTLTGSFTYYSTSEKIATTCCFSDLCIPARPKVPSVNSEPNGLICPMCALPGDSCGANQNMNCTGNETMCLLLSSTTRTIGSQTVMTIIRGCASSGYCINTNVTSSPGEIHMETTYRCSNGTHTGTISNITFTTVAVPTKSTNQGTSHCSFSLSAILSLFIWFLLI
- the LOC136632012 gene encoding uncharacterized protein isoform X1; the encoded protein is MYLWGLFGFLLAFAASGDCLQCMTCSAASPDSCSTTRIENCPDGRVCASQYKISKTNGVISQDYKRYCASQSECTLTGSFTYYSTSEKIATTCCFSDLCIPARPKVPSVNSEPNGLICPMCALPGDSCGANQNMNCTGNETMCLLLSSTTRTIGSQTVMTIIRGCASSGYCINTNVTSSPGEIHMETTYRCSNGTHTGTISNITFTTVAVPTKSTNQGTSHCSFSLSAILSLFIWFLLI